The Pseudofrankia inefficax genome window below encodes:
- the rlmB gene encoding 23S rRNA (guanosine(2251)-2'-O)-methyltransferase RlmB — MATARRGGGGVARGGQGGRAAKAGSHRKGASIGSGGQRRRALEGKGATPPAEMRKGHPAQRRANAAARSETTSTRAGSTARPTGARDGGPARAGHTGQRDGGPARAGNTGQRDGAATGRGGPAGRRPGETDELVVGRNAVVEALRAGIPAATLYVAGGLEFDERLTEARKLAGRAGMAVVDIGRFELDRLCGVAPHQGLALVVPPFRYAHPDDLLARARASDPGLLVALDGVTDPRNLGAVVRSAAAFGAQGVVVPERRAAGMTAAAWKTSAGAAARLPVARATNLNRTLRSYADGGLVVVGLAANADVSLDDLAAATDPIVLVIGSEGRGLSRLVGENCDLLVRIPMAGEVESLNAGVAAGVALAEIARRRRQTS; from the coding sequence ATGGCGACGGCACGGCGGGGTGGGGGAGGCGTGGCGCGCGGCGGCCAGGGCGGCCGGGCGGCGAAGGCCGGCTCGCACCGCAAGGGCGCGTCGATCGGAAGCGGTGGCCAGCGGCGCCGGGCTCTGGAAGGCAAGGGCGCGACGCCGCCAGCCGAGATGCGCAAGGGCCACCCGGCGCAGCGGCGCGCGAACGCGGCGGCGCGGTCCGAGACCACGAGCACCCGTGCCGGGTCGACCGCGCGGCCAACCGGTGCCCGCGACGGTGGTCCGGCGCGGGCCGGCCACACGGGTCAGCGTGACGGTGGTCCGGCGCGGGCGGGCAACACCGGTCAGCGCGACGGGGCCGCCACCGGTCGCGGCGGGCCGGCTGGCCGGCGCCCCGGGGAGACCGACGAGCTCGTCGTCGGGCGTAACGCGGTCGTCGAGGCGCTAAGGGCCGGTATCCCGGCCGCGACGCTGTACGTCGCCGGAGGACTTGAGTTCGACGAGCGCCTGACCGAGGCCCGCAAGCTCGCCGGCCGAGCCGGCATGGCGGTCGTGGACATCGGCCGCTTCGAGCTGGACCGCCTCTGCGGGGTGGCGCCGCACCAGGGGCTCGCGCTGGTGGTCCCGCCGTTCCGGTACGCGCACCCCGACGACCTGTTGGCGCGGGCGCGGGCGAGCGACCCTGGCCTGCTGGTCGCGCTCGACGGGGTGACCGACCCGCGCAACCTCGGCGCCGTCGTCCGCTCCGCCGCCGCGTTCGGGGCGCAGGGCGTCGTCGTGCCCGAGCGGCGCGCCGCCGGGATGACCGCGGCGGCCTGGAAGACCTCCGCCGGAGCCGCGGCGCGGCTGCCGGTGGCCCGGGCCACCAACCTGAACCGGACGCTGCGGTCGTACGCCGACGGCGGCCTGGTCGTCGTCGGGCTCGCCGCGAACGCGGACGTCAGCCTCGACGACCTGGCGGCCGCGACCGACCCGATCGTGCTCGTGATCGGCTCGGAGGGTCGTGGCCTGTCCCGGCTGGTCGGGGAGAACTGCGATCTGCTGGTCCGGATTCCGATGGCCGGCGAGGTCGAGTCGCTCAACGCGGGGGTCGCGGCCGGCGTCGCTCTCGCCGAGATCGCGCGCCGCCGCCGCCAGACGTCCTGA
- a CDS encoding acVLRF1 family peptidyl-tRNA hydrolase, whose amino-acid sequence MSPGLPAAGGGRWVNVAPERVAGWLDRFAERHGSLTWTISPVTIVATAADGAVADCQVPLPPLAVEPGTAPGAALAAHAGVERRVGVLLVRLGGYAAGVFEGDRLVASKVGSRQVHGRSSAGGWSQQRFARRREGQVRVALGAAADTAAGLLLPAVPGLAAMIVGGERRAVGQVLQDPRLAPLRSLVADPFLTVPDPRRRVLEDAPTQFRCVRIRVAESLAAGG is encoded by the coding sequence GTGAGCCCTGGACTTCCCGCCGCTGGCGGCGGGCGCTGGGTGAACGTCGCGCCCGAGCGGGTGGCCGGCTGGCTGGACCGGTTCGCCGAGCGGCACGGCTCGCTGACCTGGACGATCTCCCCTGTGACGATCGTCGCCACCGCCGCGGACGGTGCCGTCGCCGACTGCCAGGTCCCCCTTCCACCGCTGGCCGTCGAACCCGGCACGGCACCCGGGGCAGCACTGGCCGCGCACGCCGGCGTCGAGCGACGGGTCGGCGTGCTGCTGGTCCGGCTCGGCGGGTATGCGGCCGGGGTGTTCGAGGGCGACCGCCTGGTGGCCTCGAAGGTCGGCTCCCGGCAGGTGCACGGGCGCAGCTCCGCGGGCGGCTGGTCGCAGCAGCGGTTCGCCCGACGCCGCGAGGGGCAGGTCCGGGTGGCGCTCGGCGCGGCGGCGGACACAGCGGCCGGGCTGCTGCTGCCCGCGGTCCCCGGGCTCGCTGCCATGATCGTCGGAGGCGAGCGGCGCGCGGTCGGGCAGGTCCTCCAGGACCCACGGCTCGCGCCGCTGCGGTCGCTGGTCGCCGACCCGTTCCTGACGGTCCCCGACCCGCGTCGCCGGGTGCTGGAGGACGCTCCGACCCAGTTCCGCTGCGTCCGCATCCGCGTGGCCGAGTCGCTGGCGGCCGGCGGCTGA